A window of Salmo trutta chromosome 33, fSalTru1.1, whole genome shotgun sequence genomic DNA:
GGACTAAGACCAAAGAAGGACACCTCACATTTGTCCCAGGAAACTCTAATCCTCTGTGTATTTTTCTTCATGTTATAAGGTTCACCATTACATGCCCCAACAGCCCATAATCCACTTTCTTTATCTATCTTCGGTTTCCTACTAACAGACTCGCTGGCCACTCCTACCCTCCAGTCATCACTTTCTCCGACCTCCACATCCCAGAAGTGTGTCCCTGAAGTGAACCCCTCTGAACCCAAGATGTCACGATATATATCAAACCTCTCTGGGTTGTCTGGGAGACTCTGTAGTTCATCTTCACATCTTAGGCTGGTAAGATCTTCAGATAGATAGAGACTGGGATGTGCAGTGTTTGGGTCTAGAACCACAGGTGTGTATTTCACTGCCTTCTGCatcttctcccagacctggaAACTGAGGTTGCCCAGGTGTTTGGCCAAGTTGATCAGTGCTCTTGAGCCCAACTGTGGGTCCTCAGGCACACTCTGCGTTCTCTCCATTGTCGTTTTGTAGCTCTGCAGGAACGACACATCATCATTCACTGCCAGTTTCTCCTCCACAGCCATAATTGTGTCTGACAGAGATGACATAATCGCACTTATCTCGTCCACTCTCTCCTTCATCCTTttgttcttctcctcctcttcctccttcagcGCAGCTAgtctctccacttcctcctccctcAGGAAGCAGTGTAGCTTCTCAAACTCCTCCTTTATCTGCCTTTCTGCTCTCTGGGTCTGCACCCTGATGTGAGCAGCCATTTTGTCACAGGTGAGCTCAGCTTTGCTAAAGGCAGCCATTTTCTCCTGCAGGGCCTCCAGTTGGGGTCTGAGTCCCTCCCTCCTCTGACCTGCTGCCTTCCCCACAGAGCAGAAGCTGTGGTCTGCGTGCTccaacacacactccacacacaccagacactcATCCTCTAAGCAGAAGAGCTGGAGCTTCTGTGAGTGTAAGCTACATACACCCTGTGGACCCCTGTGGCTGGTGTTTTCACTCTGTGAGAGCTCGCCTGTAGCCTCCTCTACCATCCCCTCTGTAGCATTCTTTGCAGACTCCTCTGCCGGCTCCTCGGTTGGCTCCTTTGCGGGCCCAGGAGTGTCCTTGGGCTCCCTCTCCCTCAGTAGCGTCTCACAGGCATGCCTCAGGGCTAGGTTGGGAGGTGGCTGGTCTCTGGAAGACCTCCTTCTGCACACTGGGCAGTCCTGCATCCCTCCTTTACTCCAGCTCTCCTCCAAACAGGCCCTGCAGAAGCTGTGGCTGCAGGAGAGGATCACTGGCTCCCTGAAGATTTCACAGCACACTGAACACGACAGATCCTCTTCCAAGAGAGAGAAACTGTCTGCCATCGTcgcaggagtactgtacagtgacaGAGAGTATGTGTGAAAATGAGGgagaaaatgtgtttgtgtgtgtgtaagagagagagaaagacaaagagaaaggGGGCGTGGATGTaggagtgtgagtgagagagctTCTATGAATGGAGGGGAAAATACTTTCACTTTCACAGAAACAAAACTTAAGGCATAGAAACGAAAGGCAACGAAACAAAACTTAAAGCATAGAAACAAAAGGCATAGAAACGAAACGTAAGGCATCTCTCAGAAATGAAACTTAACATACTGGGACACAACATTACACTTTTGTTGTATGTATTTGGTCTTCAAGGTTTGACAAAACACTTTTATACATGATTTATTACATAGCATTTTACCATTTGATTGCATTTACTGTGGGATTTAATTACATATAGTTTTGGACCTGTCATAAAAGTAATAATTTAAACCTGATTTCTGAGAAGGGCTTTAATATACTTTACCATTCGTCTATGTTGTTCAgaaatcaaataaaagtttatttgtcacgtgcgccgaatacaacaggtgtagacctaacagtgaaatgcttacttacaggctctaaccaatagtacaaaaaaggtattaggtgaacaataggtaggtaaagaaataaaacaacagtaaaaagacaggctatatacagtaacaaggctataaaagtagcgaggctacatacagacaccggttagtcaggctgattgaggaagTATAgatatgtagatatggttaaagtgactatgcatatatgatgaacagagagtagcagtagcgtaaaagcggggttggtgggtggtgggacacaatgcagatagcccggttagccaatgtgcgggagcactggttggtcggcccaattgaggttgtatgtacatgaatgtatagttaaagtgactatgcatatatgataaacagagagtagcagcagcgtaaaaagaggggttggggggcggTGGGGGGGGctgtcaatgcaaatagtacgggtagccatttgattacctgttcaggattcTTTTggtttgggggtaaaaactgttgagaagcctttttgtcctagacttggcactctggtaccgcttgccatgcggtagtagagagaacagtctatgactggggtggctggggtctttgac
This region includes:
- the LOC115172571 gene encoding nuclear factor 7, brain-like, which produces MADSFSLLEEDLSCSVCCEIFREPVILSCSHSFCRACLEESWSKGGMQDCPVCRRRSSRDQPPPNLALRHACETLLREREPKDTPGPAKEPTEEPAEESAKNATEGMVEEATGELSQSENTSHRGPQGVCSLHSQKLQLFCLEDECLVCVECVLEHADHSFCSVGKAAGQRREGLRPQLEALQEKMAAFSKAELTCDKMAAHIRVQTQRAERQIKEEFEKLHCFLREEEVERLAALKEEEEEKNKRMKERVDEISAIMSSLSDTIMAVEEKLAVNDDVSFLQSYKTTMERTQSVPEDPQLGSRALINLAKHLGNLSFQVWEKMQKAVKYTPVVLDPNTAHPSLYLSEDLTSLRCEDELQSLPDNPERFDIYRDILGSEGFTSGTHFWDVEVGESDDWRVGVASESVSRKPKIDKESGLWAVGACNGEPYNMKKNTQRIRVSWDKCEVSFFGLSPYIHKLKTIQHKCTERMYPHFYLHDAQTLQILPGNISLKVENHTV